TTTTTATAAATTATTTAACAAAAGCACATATTCATCCTTAAACGGCTATGGTATATTTTATGGGGATTTAGAACTGTCCGTGAAGGAGAGACCTGGTCATGATGAAGATGCTCGATCAGGGAATGTCGTTCGCTCGTCGGTGGAGTCGTCGAATTGAACGGGCTTCGAGGCTGCCATGGAAGGCCAAGGCGCTGGTGCTCATATCGTATGTGCTCATGGGGCTAGTGCGCTTGTGCATTCTGGTCATTCCCTTCAAATATATGGCCCCCTGCTTGGGGCGTAAGAACGGCAGCACCTCGCTAGAGGTGCCGAAGCCGATGCTCGCGCGTGCAGCGCGAATTGGTTGGATTGTGGAGACAACGAGTCGCTTCACCCCTTGGGAAAGCAAGTGCCTCGTTCGAGCAATTACCGCACAGCTTCTGTTGAGACTCGTCCGTACACCGAGCACACTGTATCTGGGTATGGCTAAGGATCAGTCCGAGAAGCTCATCGCCCATGCTTGGCTAAGATGCGGGGAGCACATATTAACGGGTGCAAGCGAGGCGGACAACTTCGTGAAGGTGGCCCAGTTTGCCAGCCTGCTGCATAGAGAGACTGCTGTCATCATAGATCGGAGGTAGCAACATTGGGAGCGATATGCGGAATATATCAAGCGTCGGAGGATGACGGGAAGCTTAAGCTCTTGGGCTCACGCATGCTGGAGCAGCTACGGCACTATCCATTCGCCGACGTTCAAGGGGTGGTGGAAGCTGCGGTCTATCTCGGCTGCGGTTTATCCCGGCATACGCCGGAGTCGCAGCATGAGCGATTGCCCCGCACGTGCCGCAATGACAGATATGTTATAACGGCTGATGCCATCGTAGATAACCGTGAGGAGCTACTGCGAGCGTTTGACATTGCGTTGGCTGAATGGCCTGTTGTTACGGACAGCGAGCTGCTTCTGCGAGCCTTTGAGCGCTGGGGCTACGATTGTCCGAAGCATGTGCTTGGCGATTATGCCTTTGCAATCTGGGATAAAATGAAGCGTGAGCTGTATGTAGCTAGAGACGCGCTTGGCTCGAGAACGCTTTATTACAGCGTGAATTCGCATAGCTTCGCATTCTGCACACTGGAGAAGCCGCTGCTAGGGGTGCTTGGCGATGAGCCCCGGTTGCATGAGAAGTGGCTAGCTGATTTTTTGGCGATCGATGGCATACAGCATGAGATAGATTTCGAAGAGACGGTGTATGAAGGGATATACCAGCTCCCTCCTGCCAGCTACGGCGTATGGGATGGTCAATCGTTTCGTCGTCAGCAGCACTGGGACCCGCTGCAATCCAGCAAGCCGATCCGATATGAGTCGGACGAGGCGTATGTGGAGGCGTTCAACCGCATATTCGCTGAGGCAGTGGCGTGCAGACTGAGAAGTGTCCAGGAGACGGGCATTCTGCTGAGCGGAGGTATGGATTCGGGCTCGATCGCATGTGTCGCTGCGTCGCAGCTGGAGGGGACAGGCCGCAAGCTGTCGGCATTCTGCTCCGTTCCGGTCAACGGCTTCAAGGATGGGGAGGATCGACGGTATATTTTCAACGAGCGGGCTGAGGTGGAGGCGATTGTTGCGGCCTATCCGAACATTGAGGTGAGCTATTGCAGCTTCGAGGAGAAATCTGCCCTGTCGGACATCGAGACGCTGGTCGACGTGTTCGAGCAGCCGTATAAGGTGTATCAGAACATGACGTGGTATCACTCGATACTGGACATGGCATCCAAGCGCAATTGCAGCATCATGCTGACCGGTCAGGTAGGCAACAGTACGATCTCTTACGGAGACTTCAGAGTGCACCTGCTGACATTGTTCCGTCAAGGAAGGTACATCAGCTGCATGCAGGAATGTATCGCGCTCAGCCGTCTCTTGAAGGTGCCTGTTCGCAAAGTGCTGAAGCTGGCGGCCAGAGTGGTCACGCCCTATCGTCTACGACGTTGGCGAGACCGGAGGCGCAATCCGGTATTCGATCGATATCGCCATGTCATTGTCCACCCTAAGCTTATAGAACGATGGGACATCGGACGCAGGCTCGATGCGATCGAGGCTAATGTGCTGACGGGTAAGTTCCTTGATTATGAGGAGGATCGTGTGATGCGGGCAGGCATGATGCCGCTTGCGCACATCGGAGCAGTAGAGACGAAGCTGTCCATCGCTAATAACATTACGCTTCGTGACCCATCCCGCGACCGGCGCGTGGTCGAGTTCTGCTTAAATATTCCTTCCGAGCAATTCGTTAGCATGGGTAACGAGAGGTATTTGCTTCGCCGGGCGATGAAGGGGATTCTGCCTGAGCCAATCCGAGCTAACATCTCAACAAGGGGCGTGCAGAGCGCCGATTGGAAGTATAGGCTCGAGTTACATCAAGAACGCCTGAGACAGGAGATGGACGAGGCGCTTGCTAATCAGGATCTTGCTCAGTATGTTGATGTTGATAAAATGAGGGGCGTACGCAAGCAGCTCGAGGGCACCATTAGCGAGCTTGACGAAGATGTACTGCGCATGTCGCTGATCACGATCATCGTCCATCGATTTCTCCGAGGCTTCGCCCGGAATGCAGAGCGAGAGGTGTAGCAACATGACGATAGAGCCTATGAAGTATCAATACAAGGCATTCGGATTGCAGCTGCAATCCGATCTCCAGCTGGATGGATTAATTCAAGTCGAAGGGGTACAGAACGCTGACGCTGTCATTCAGCTTGGCACAGTGCCTGTGTCATTCCCTGGACCGGAGCTGGAGAATGCGTACTATGCTGACGGTACAGGTGTATTCGCCTTCCGTGTGAAGGGGATTGGCAGCTTTCTCATCCGATCGGGGTCGGAGATTCTCGTGGAGCCGCATGGAGACATAGACCCGGCTGTGCTGGCGCTGTACGTTCTCGGCACATGTGCGGGAGCTCTTCTGCTGCAGAGAGGGCTCATCCCGATTCACGGTAGCGCCCTGTCACTTGAAGGCCGGGAATTCATCATCACGGGTCATTCTGGCGCAGGGAAATCGACGCTGACCGCCTCCTTCAATAAGCGGGGCTGCTCCTTCCTTGCAGATGACATCGCAGCACTGGAGGTTACAGGTACAAGTGCTTGGATTCAACCGGCGTTCCCGAAGCAGAAGCTGTGGCGGGACACAGCTATCCGAATATTCGGCGGTATTGAGACGCTGGAGCGCATCCCCGGCATACGGGATAAGTACCATGTGCCGATGACCGGGCCGTTCATCACGGAGAGCAGGAGACTGCGTGCGCTGTTCGAGCTGTCTGTCCATGATAAGGATGAGGTGGAGCTCGAGGAGGTTGCAGGGGCGCCTAAGCTGGCTCTCATTATGCATCATACGTTCCGCTTCGAGATGGTCGAGGCGCTCGGTATTCAGGCCGAGCACTTCAAGAAGTGTGCGAGCATCTCGACTGGCATACGTGTGTTCAGGCTGAAGCGTCCGCGCACAGGGTTTACGGTGGACCAGCAGATGGCAGCGATCAACCGTGTCATGGAGCAGTTCGAGTCATAGTTAAACGGCAATGAGGCTGACCGACGCAGATGTTCATCTGCTTCAGTCAGCCTCTGCTTATGTGTAGGGATGCCTATCATATCGCTGTCGATGTATTCGATTCATGCTCCCGGCCGATGCGTACATCGTCCTTCGCAAGCTCCATAAGGAGGCCGTCTTGAATACGGAATATACGATCACAGATATCGATTACCGACATGCGGTGAGTAATGGCAATGCACGTCTTATGTGGAGACATACGCTTAATGCTGTGCAGCACGTCCCACTCCGTATCCAGGTCAAGCGCAGAGGTCGCTTCGTCGAGCAATAAGATGGGGGCCTCACGCACTAATGCGCGTGCGATGGCGATTCGCTGCGCTTGTCCCTCGGATAAGCCGGCACCACTCTCACCAACGACGGTCTGAAGACCGTCTGGCAGCTTCTCGATGAAGTCCCAAGCGCAGGCGCTGCGTGCAGCTACAACGATCTGCTCCTCCGTAGCACTAGGATGGCCAATACGAATATTGTCCGCAATGGTGCCGGAGAATAGCGTGTTGCCTTGGGGGACATAGGAGAAGCAGCTTCGTGTGTCCGAGGTGATCGGCGTCTTGTTCCCATTGGCCTCCACAATGGCCATCTGTCCCGACTTCGGAGCCAGCAGTGCGAGCATTAAGCGGAGCAAGGTCGTCTTGCCTTCACCGGAGCTGCCAATGATGGCGATCGTCTCCCCAGGCTTCACGGTCAGGTCGATGTCTGTCAGTATCGGCTTCTGTTCATCATAGGCGTAGCTTACACGCTCGAATGTGAGTGCAGGGAGTTGATCGATGCCGCTGAACGAATTGCCGCTCTTCTCGGCCTCAAGCTCCAGCTGCTCGAACTCGATGAGACGTTCAGCCGATGTGATCGTCGTGATGACATGCGGAAGCGAGCGTGCGAGACCTTCCATCGGACCTTGAATTTGCCCGACGAGCTGCAGGAATGCGGTGAACGTACCGAATGTGGTTGTGCCTGTCGACAGCTTGAAGGCGCCGAAGACGAAGGCGAGGAAGAAGCCGATTCGGTAGCCGATCCCGATGATAAGATTCGTTGTCATGTTGAACAGGTTGCGCTTGGCGACCCAGAATAGCTTAAGCCTCTGCGCTTCCTTCACCTGCTGCATGCTATAACGCTCATACTCGAACGTCTTCACCGTCATCAAGTGACGCACATTCTCCAGCAGTACCGAGCGATAGCCGCTCTCCGCCTTCTGGATCTGGTGCTGCATCTTCTTCAGTCTACGACCGATGAACCAGCTGAGCGCAATGGATACGGGTCCAAGGAAGAAGGCATAGAGAGCGAGCGAAGGATCGTAATACCACAGGGTTAGGAATGCGGTCACCAGCTGTACAGCAAGCGAAATGATCATCGGGAGCGTGCTGACCCATCCGTCCACGACATTCGTTACATCGCTCGTTAGCCGAGTCTGGATGTCCCCGTTGTGATACTTGTTCAGCGTGAACCATTCGATGCGATATAGCCGTTCCATGAACGACTTCTGCAGCTCGTGGGTCATCGTTTCCTTCAGCATACCGCCCTTATACGATAAATACGCCCCCAGACTAAGCTGCATAATGAGAAGGATGGCGAAAATGAGCACATAGAGCATGGCGGCCTTGAAGCTTTGAGCGACAGATAAGTCGATCATCTGCTTCGTGACGGCTGCGGTTGCGACATGGCTCACAGCCAATATGACTTGTATCGTAGTTAGTAGCAGCAGCGCCTTCCAGTTGTGACCGATGCGTCGCAGCAGCCAGCGATAGACGTGCCAATTAGACAATCGTTGCAAGTGCTGCAAGGGTCATACCTCCAACAGCCGCACTACTTCAACGAGATGGACGCTTCCTTCTCCAGGTAGGCAGCCATAGCCTGAAGGAGAGGGGCGCGCAAATCATTCGTCTTCAGTGCAAAGTCAAGTGTAGTCAGAATGTAGCCTAGACGCTCGCCGACATCATAGCGAGTGCCCTCGAAGTTATAAGCGAAGACGGACTCCGCTTCATTCAGCTTCTGGATCGCATCGGTCAGCTGAATCTCACCGCCTGCACCGATCTCTTGCCTCTCTAGATAATCGAAGATTTGCGGCGTAAATACGTAACGACCCATAATTGCAAGATTCGATGGCGCTGTACCGAGAGCAGGCTTCTCCACGAACTGCTTCACCTTGTACAGTCTGCCATTCTGCTCGGATGGATCGATGATGCCGTATCGGTTCGTCTCCTCATCGGCAACCTGCTGAACACCAATGACAGAGCGCTCTGTCGTCTCGTACTCATTAATCAACTGGCGCAAGCAAGGCACCGGACCGGTCACGATATCGTCGCCAAGCAGTACGCCGAACGGCTCATTGCCGATGAAGCGTCTTGCGCACCATACCGCGTGACCGAGACCCTTCGGCTCCTTCTGGCGAATGTAGTGGATATCAACGTTGGCGGAGCGCAGAACCTCCTCCAACAGCTTCAGCTTGCCGGATTCGAGCAGTCGTTCTTCGAGCTCGAAGGAGTTATCGAAGTGATCCTCGATCGCGCGCTTGCCCTTGCCTGTCACGATAATAATATCTTCAATGCCAGCTTCGATGGCCTCTTCCACAATATATTGAATGGTCGGTTTGTTTATGATCGGCAGCATTTCCTTCGGCATCGCCTTCGTAGCAGGCAGGAAGCGTGTTCCGAGGCCGGCGGCTGGAATAATTGCTTTTTTAACTTTTTTCATTTGGCTCCAGTCTCCTTATGATATAGATTCGTGTTCTTATTGGATAGAGACAAGGTTAATTTTGTTCAGCTGCAATAAGAAGGCGATCGTCTGCTCCGCGCAGGTAGCCTGATCGACCTCGTACTGCTCCATAAGCTTCTCGACGAGCTGCTCCAGCGTCAACGGCTGCTCCAGCAGCTGCCAGATGTCAGCGCTAACACGGCCGAGCGTATAATATTTACCGGTTTCAACGTGGAACATACCGATTTCACCGTCGAGGTCGGAGGTGAGGACTTCACCGTTGCGGGCAATTAGGCTGTGTAGCTCAATCGTTTTTTCCATACTCGTTCCCATCCCATCTAGATTTTCATTTTGTCAATAAAAAAAGAAATCTCAAATTTACTATGAAATTTGGGATTCCTTTTTTTATTGAATCTTACGAGAACGAGTAATACGTCGAATCCCCATCTACGTACGAAGCATCGATGTTAGGCGTGATGGATGAACCGTATTCCGTTTTAGCCAGCTCGAGGTCTTTAATTTCCGGAGCTTCCCATACTTTTTTAGTCATTGTATTCACCTCCTTGGTTGTAAAAATAGAGACTCGTTCTCCAACGTGTAGGGTGTCAAGCAGTTTGGAGGAATTAGGAGAAGGAGAAGAAGACATGCCCTTTGCCATCGGAACGAGTTGCGTCAACATGCTTGCTGATTGGGTGACCGTGTGCTGTGTCAAGAACGCTCAGCTCGTTGAGCTCTGGAGTAACCCATGCTTTTTTGCTCATACTGTACACCTCCTGGTACGGCTTAGAGAGCCAATTAACGGTTCTAATGGCTCATACTGTCTCGTAACGAGAGTAATGCTATCGCAAAAAGAATTGAAACGCAAGATGGCATGAGGCTAAAAGACTAAAAATAAAAAAATTTAAGGATAATTGTTTTACGTGGTTTTTACAAAACAAAAGGGAAAATTTTCTAGGTACTTTGAACTATCTTAACAGTATCACGTATTTGTTAGGAAAAGTCTAAAGTTTTAGTAAAGTGGTAGGAACAGTAGAATGCGCTTACAACGCCGGAAAGCTTGATTCTACAAGGCTTTCGTGACCTCATGCATGACTTTATGCACGGTTGACGGGCCCAATTATTAAGCATATTTTATTATTATTATCGCTAAAGTTGTAGTAGCATACTTAGTGTGATTGTTGAAATATGGAAGAGGGGAAACAAGCATGCATAGATCAAATTTACTAGCGTTTGCTAACCTGTGGCAGCTGTTCATCGATGTAGGGGTGCTGGTAGCTTCGTTTGTCGCTGCTTACGGAGTGACGCAGAGCTTCACATTCTTATACGACTTCGACCGTTATGTGTGGATTCTGATTGTGTTCGTGCCGACCTGGGTGTTCACGATGAATGTGCAGCGCATGTATAACAGCACCACCTTCACGTATCCGGATCGTCTTGTACGCAGCACGTTGTTCGCATCGCTAATCTCTTGTCTGATCCTTACATCACTTATCTTCTTCATCAAGGAAACGTATGTGAGCCGGATGCTCATCGGTACATACGTAGGACTTGCCTCCTTCTTGCTCTTGACCGCACGCTTTGTGTATATCTTCCTCGTGATGAAGCTCAATGCGAAGAGTGGCACCAAGGTCGTTATCGTAGGTACTCCACAGCTGGCCAAGCGCTTCCGCGCCTATATTGCGAAGACGAACGTGAAGATTCATATACTCGGTCACATTCAGATCTATCCCGATAAGAAGCTTAAGAAAAACTATCACCTTGGTTACTTGTCCGAGCTCGAAGACTTGCTTAAGAACAACGTAGTTGACGAAGTGATATTCGCGCTTCCGCGAACGTATGTCAATCGGATTGAGCCGTACATCCTGCAATGTGAAGAAATGGGAATTACGGTGCGTATGATCCTCGATCTATATAATCTGCGCTTCTCCAAGATACACCAGTCGAGCATTGGCACATTCCCGATGCTGACCTTTCACTCCGTGACAATCAACAGGTTTAACTTAATGCTCAAGCGCATCATAGACGTAATCGGTGCGATTGTCGGCTTGTTCCTTACCGCACTTCTGTGTATGGTGATCGTTCCAGCGATTATGCTTGAATCGAAGGGGCCGGCCGTATTTACGCAGAATCGGGTTGGCCTGAACGGACGAACGTTCAAGATCTACAAGTTCCGTTCGATGTATATCGACGCCGAGGAACGGAAGCAGAAGCTCATGGCTCAGAACCAGGTGAATGGCGGCTTCATGTTCAAGATGAAGGATGACCCACGTATTACGAGAGTAGGTAAGTTTTTACGGAAGACCAGTCTTGATGAATTCCCACAGTTCTTGAATGTGCTGCGCGGGGAGATGAGTCTTGTCGGTACACGTCCACCTACGCTGGATGAAGTAAGCAGGTACGAGACGTACCACCGCAGACGACTCAGCTTTAAGCCGGGACTAACCGGGATGTGGCAGGTGAACGGCCGAAGCGACATTACCGACTTCGAAGAGGTAGTTCGCTTAGATACGAGCTACATTGATCAGTGGTCGTTATGGCTGGATGTTAAGATTATATTGAAGACTGTCAAAAGCGTGCTCACACCTCGCAGCGGTGCGATGTAATTGCGGAAAGGAAGGAAGCTAGTCATGTTCTTAAAAAGAAACGAAGATGCACGCAAAAGTAGGCGCAAGCCTAGTAGCTCATTGATAGAGCCGATGAGAATATCGTGTCTGGTGATTAGCGTGATCGGGAGCTCCATGCTGCTCAGCTCTTGCTCCGTATTCGATCTCGAAGCGGCGCCTGCTGCAACAGAGAAGCAAGCCGATGCGAAGAAGACAGCTCCGAAGGTCGTGAAGGAGTTCAAGGTCGTGGAGAAGGGCAGCGTATCGGCGACATTGCTTGCTAACGGACAGATCGTGCCATCGAGAACGGTAAGCATGTACTTTACGAACGTGTCAGGGCCGTTGTCCCAGCTTAACTATAATGTGAATGATCAGGTGAAGAAGGGTGACTTCTTCGCTGAGATATTGCCGACGGAGATCGAGAGCCGTATTGCGCTGCAACAGCTCGTCGTGGAGAAGGGGAAGCTGCGACTGGAGCAACTGGACGATCCTTCTCAGCTGGAGGAGCTGAAGAAGAGTATTGAGCTGGCAGAGCTGGAGCTTGTCTTCCTGAAGGAGCAGCAGACGCTGCAGCCTGAGAAGAATGAAGCTGCTATCCAGAAGGCGCAGTTAGCCATCGAGCAATTCCAGATTCAGATGAATGAGACGAAGCGGTCGAAGGAGCAGTCGAAGGAGCAGCAACAGGCGACGATCGATAAGCTGAACATCCGACTCACTCAGATCGACAACGATATCAAGGCAGCGAAGGCGAATATGGAAGCAGAGCAGCTGAATCATGATAAGCTCGTCGGCGTCTGGTGCAATCAGGAATGCGACAAGCGGATTGTCGAGATCGAGAATCATCAGCTGGTGCTGCAGGTGTACGAGGGCTCTAGGTTCTACATTCCGGAAAGCAACGCAAGATTAATTAAGGATTCGAAGCTGAAGCTGCAGCAGCATAAGCTGAGCATCAGCAATCTGGAGAAGAACAGACTGACAGCTGAGCTGGATCTGGAGCTGGCGTTGAACGCTCAGAAGCAGTCGAATGAAAGCTTCGCTCAAGTCGAGAGCATCCAGAAGTCGATCGATTCAGCGCAGTTGTCTCTAGTCGATATTGGGCGTACGAATGTCGAGCGGGTGGGCAGCCTGCAGCAAGATATTCAGCTGAAGCAAGCAAGGCTCGAGCAGTTGAAGCTACAGCTGGAGACGACTAAGCGCACGCTGGCAGGCACCAAGCGACAAGCCGAGCTGGATCAACAGACAGCTGAGCTGACGCTAGGACAGCTGCAGCAGAACTTGTCCAACAGTAAGCTGTACTCGCCTGCTGACGGTATTGTGTCGTATCTCGATAACAAGTCGGTAACCGATATCGTATCGAGCGGTCAGCTGCTTGCGCGTGTGGCCGACCCGAACAGTCTGGTGTTCCAGATGACGGCGAAGGACGCGAAGTATATGAAGGATTTCAGGACAGGTACCGTAACGGTTGGCACGGTGAAGTATGAAGTCGAACTGTACACACCACAGCCGGGAGATTCACTGGATGCAGGCAGCAATGATACAGGCGCGAACGGCCTCGGGACGATCACGGTTAAGTTCAAGAAGGACTCGCCGGAGCTGAAGTTCGGAGAGATTATTCAGGTGCAGCTTAGCGTGACGAAGGACGATGTGCTGCTCGTATCGAAGACGGATGTGCGCGTAGAGAATGGTAAGATTCTGGTCGACGTGCTGAAGAATGAAGAGACGGTAACCGTTGAGGTTGAACGGGGCATTGAGACTGATACACATGTCGAGGTTGTCGCTGGCTTAAGCCAAGGTGACAAGGTGATTCGAAGATAAAGCTCAAGGAGAGAATATAGAATGGACTTGCAGCGTCTATTGAACGCGATTATGAAGAAAAGCTGGCTGATCGTGCTGTGTGCCATCGTCGGAGGAAGCCTCGCTACATATGTCAGTCTGTTCATGACCAAGCCGATGTATCAGACGAGTACGACATTATATATCTTGAACAGAAGCAGCTCCGTGCTGTCTGGCAACTCGATCAATCTGTCCGATATTGCGCTTAGCCGTCAGCTGATCAGCGACTTCGGTAACATTATTCAGACTCGCAAGGTGCTGGAGCCAGCACTGGCCGAGCTGAACGATCCGGAGCTTACAGTTGGTGCGATCGCAAGCGCAACGTCGGTTCATCTCATGAAGGAATCGAACGTCGTCTCCATTATCGTCACGTGGCCGGAGCCAGAGCAGGCTGCGCGCATTGCGAATGCGGTGAGCCGTTCGTTTACGAGTGAAATCTCGAAGCTGATGGGACAGAATTCGATCGGAACGCTTGATCAAGCCCTCGTGCCCGAGCGTCCGTTGCCTTCGAAGCGCTCTGTGTTGCTGGTCGTCGGGGTGATGGCTGGAGCGATCATCGCAGTTGGTCTGATCTACGTACGCGCCTTGTTCGACAATACGATCTACTCGGCTGCTGATATTGAACGAGGCACTGATCTGAAGGTGATGGGAATTATACCGGAACACAATATTAGTTGAGGAGAATCGTGCGTATGCAGAGTAAGACGTTCAACGTATATAACCAGGAAAGCCAGGCCGTACAAGACGCTTATGCGATGCTGACGGCTAACATTCACCTCAGTGGCAATGAGCGACGGTACAAGACGCTAGCTATGACGAGCTGCAAGCCGAAGGCAGGCAAGACGTCCATCGCGATCAGTCTCGCTATTACGATGGCAGGCTCCGGCTGGAAGGTGCTGCTCGTAGACGGAGACATGCGTAAGCCAAGTGCGGGTAAGCGTCTGGGCGACGACTCCCTGCTAGGGTTATCCGATTATTTGACAGGGCAGTCGCAGCTGGAGGAAGTGCTGTGCAAGACGAATATTCCTAACCTTACCTATATATATAGTGGAGTCAGCGGACACAATCCGATCGGTCTTCTATGCACGGCGCACTTCGAAGAGATGATGCATATCACACGAGAGCAGTACGACTTCGTTATATTCGATACACCAGCATTGTCGACAGTCGTCGATGCCTCCCTGGTCGCATCCAAGGTCGACGCTACGTTACTTGTTGTGGAAATTGGCCGAACCTCGATCGATTCGATCAAGCCGGCAAAGGAGCAGCTGGAGAAGGTCAATGCCAACATTCTCGGTGTGGTACTGAATAAGGTGAAGAAGAACGAGTATCGGAAGCATTTCGGGGCATATGATTATTTTAGGGATAGTGGGAAGTTTGTGAGGAAGAGTCGTTCCCTTTCGGGTGCAAGTAAATAGAAATGGAATAATGCGCAGCAGGTTGATTTTGTCAGGAATGAGGACTTGGCTATGCACAACGCTTTTAATAACAGGAGCATCGGGATTCCTATAAGTATTTTGACGCTCATCGTTTTTTTAACCCCTATGTCCACTCAAGTCACAGGGGTTTCCTTATTGAAATTGATTGAGGATGGCGCGTATTTTTTAATGTTTCTTTACTCCGCTTATACGCTGAAAAGAAACAATGATATCATTCATATTCCGAAGACGGTTATGCTCCTGCTGTTTTTCCTGCTTGGCTATGCCGTTCTAGGATATTATTACAGCGGTATTGGTGTCGTGATCTTGCAGTTTAGAGAGTTCAAATATTTATTACTACTCGTAATTTTAATCCCGTTTACGAAGCGTGAAGACTTTAAGTACGTATGGCCCATTCTTAACGTAGTCGCTATCGTGTGTATTCCTGTTTCCATTGTACAGTGGTTTATATTTCAATCCTCTGGTGATTTCATTACGGGTATTATGGGAGAGCGTCAGAGCGGGACCATGTCACTGTTCCTCATGATCGTCTTTTTCTCGGAATTTACGAGAAGATTGGTTGGAGGTCAACGGGTACTCGGACTGTACTTTTTGTATTTGGTTCCGACTGCTCTTAATGAATCTAAGATTACGCTGTTTTTGCTTCCTGTATTGATTGTCCTATCGCTGATCATGAGTAAAAAATTTAAGTTGAAGTATATGCTTGTCGTAGGGATTTTCTTGGCCTTGTTTTTCACCGGTTACTCGATGATGTTTGATGCTACCGGTTATAAGAAGGGCTTCGACGAAATGTTCTCTTACGAGGGGCTTAAGGAATATATGCTCGAGGACGGCGAAGGATGGGGGAAGGATGCAGGGCGATTGACTAAGCTACTGATGGCCTTCGATCTTATTGAAGATAGTCCGTATTTCGGATACGGTCTAGGCGCTTCGTATGGAGGGGCAACCTCTGGCTTAGCCGGCTACATATTCGCTACTAATAATAGCGGTGTGAAGCTAGGTGGGACGAGACAACAGGTCGTACTCAGTCTTATTGACACAGGCATCATAGGTGCAAGCTTTGCTGTGCTGCTGCTTCTTGTTGTTTTCATGAAGGTCGTTGCCGTTCGTAAGATGTCTCTAGAGAAGATCATTGCCGTGCACACTTCTTTTATTATTTTGATTACATTTTTATATCAGCAAATCTTTTATTCCTACCAGCTAATGTTCATGTTGATCATGTTTACGGTTCTATGCTTGAGGACTAAGGAGCATGAACGTTCAGGCTCTAATGCCACCCTAATTCGAACCGGTTCTCATTCCTATCGGGAATCTATGTAATAGGAGCTGACAAGATGGTCCCAGCGGTATCGGTAATTGTACCCGTATATAACGTCGAGAAGTATTTGTCCCGCTGTGCGGAGTCTCTCATGAATCAAACTCTGCGGAATATTGAAATTATTATGGTGAACGATGGTTCCACGGATCAGAGCGGTCAGCTTGCGGATCAGTATGCGGAGATGGATTCGCGTATTAAGGTAGTTCATAAGTTGAACGGTGGTCTGTCTAGTGCCCGTAATGCCGGGTTGGAAGCTGCTACAGGAGAGTATGTTGGCTTTGTGGATTCAGACGACTGGGTAGAACTGAATATGTATGAGCATCTCTATCAA
Above is a genomic segment from Paenibacillus sp. YYML68 containing:
- a CDS encoding lasso peptide biosynthesis B2 protein, which produces MMKMLDQGMSFARRWSRRIERASRLPWKAKALVLISYVLMGLVRLCILVIPFKYMAPCLGRKNGSTSLEVPKPMLARAARIGWIVETTSRFTPWESKCLVRAITAQLLLRLVRTPSTLYLGMAKDQSEKLIAHAWLRCGEHILTGASEADNFVKVAQFASLLHRETAVIIDRR
- a CDS encoding asparagine synthase-related protein, whose amino-acid sequence is MGSRMLEQLRHYPFADVQGVVEAAVYLGCGLSRHTPESQHERLPRTCRNDRYVITADAIVDNREELLRAFDIALAEWPVVTDSELLLRAFERWGYDCPKHVLGDYAFAIWDKMKRELYVARDALGSRTLYYSVNSHSFAFCTLEKPLLGVLGDEPRLHEKWLADFLAIDGIQHEIDFEETVYEGIYQLPPASYGVWDGQSFRRQQHWDPLQSSKPIRYESDEAYVEAFNRIFAEAVACRLRSVQETGILLSGGMDSGSIACVAASQLEGTGRKLSAFCSVPVNGFKDGEDRRYIFNERAEVEAIVAAYPNIEVSYCSFEEKSALSDIETLVDVFEQPYKVYQNMTWYHSILDMASKRNCSIMLTGQVGNSTISYGDFRVHLLTLFRQGRYISCMQECIALSRLLKVPVRKVLKLAARVVTPYRLRRWRDRRRNPVFDRYRHVIVHPKLIERWDIGRRLDAIEANVLTGKFLDYEEDRVMRAGMMPLAHIGAVETKLSIANNITLRDPSRDRRVVEFCLNIPSEQFVSMGNERYLLRRAMKGILPEPIRANISTRGVQSADWKYRLELHQERLRQEMDEALANQDLAQYVDVDKMRGVRKQLEGTISELDEDVLRMSLITIIVHRFLRGFARNAEREV
- a CDS encoding ABC transporter ATP-binding protein; the protein is MQHLQRLSNWHVYRWLLRRIGHNWKALLLLTTIQVILAVSHVATAAVTKQMIDLSVAQSFKAAMLYVLIFAILLIMQLSLGAYLSYKGGMLKETMTHELQKSFMERLYRIEWFTLNKYHNGDIQTRLTSDVTNVVDGWVSTLPMIISLAVQLVTAFLTLWYYDPSLALYAFFLGPVSIALSWFIGRRLKKMQHQIQKAESGYRSVLLENVRHLMTVKTFEYERYSMQQVKEAQRLKLFWVAKRNLFNMTTNLIIGIGYRIGFFLAFVFGAFKLSTGTTTFGTFTAFLQLVGQIQGPMEGLARSLPHVITTITSAERLIEFEQLELEAEKSGNSFSGIDQLPALTFERVSYAYDEQKPILTDIDLTVKPGETIAIIGSSGEGKTTLLRLMLALLAPKSGQMAIVEANGNKTPITSDTRSCFSYVPQGNTLFSGTIADNIRIGHPSATEEQIVVAARSACAWDFIEKLPDGLQTVVGESGAGLSEGQAQRIAIARALVREAPILLLDEATSALDLDTEWDVLHSIKRMSPHKTCIAITHRMSVIDICDRIFRIQDGLLMELAKDDVRIGREHESNTSTAI
- the galU gene encoding UTP--glucose-1-phosphate uridylyltransferase GalU, with translation MKKVKKAIIPAAGLGTRFLPATKAMPKEMLPIINKPTIQYIVEEAIEAGIEDIIIVTGKGKRAIEDHFDNSFELEERLLESGKLKLLEEVLRSANVDIHYIRQKEPKGLGHAVWCARRFIGNEPFGVLLGDDIVTGPVPCLRQLINEYETTERSVIGVQQVADEETNRYGIIDPSEQNGRLYKVKQFVEKPALGTAPSNLAIMGRYVFTPQIFDYLERQEIGAGGEIQLTDAIQKLNEAESVFAYNFEGTRYDVGERLGYILTTLDFALKTNDLRAPLLQAMAAYLEKEASISLK
- a CDS encoding lasso peptide biosynthesis PqqD family chaperone; the encoded protein is MEKTIELHSLIARNGEVLTSDLDGEIGMFHVETGKYYTLGRVSADIWQLLEQPLTLEQLVEKLMEQYEVDQATCAEQTIAFLLQLNKINLVSIQ